GAGGCCTCTACAAGCTGCGCATGGTCTTTAAAGATGACTATCCCTCAACACCACCCAAGTGCAAGTTCGAGCCTCCTCTGTTCCACCCAAACGTGTACCCGTCGGGTACGGTGTGTCTGTCGTTGCTGGACGAGGAGAAGGACTGGAGACCCGCCATCACCATCAAGCAGATCTTGTTGGGTGTTCAAGACTTGCTCAACGAGCCCAACGTCAAGGACCCAGCGCAGGCAGAGGCATACACCATCTACTGGTGAGCACTCCCACTTATTCTTTCCACTGCTGTATGGTTCTTCATTGCACAGGCATGACACCTGCCTGTGCAGTATCACTTTTGTGAATCATTCCATACATTCAGGGCCGCCTGCAACTAAATTTTACTTTGGTAATTTGGTTGAGTTGTATATGCTGTTGAAGCAATTGTGGCAAAGCTGTGGATGGCTATTGTCTCTAATCTTGCTaacagcctttaaacagcaccttGGGAGACAATCCATACACCTGGTGGTTTGTGGACATGACACAGTAAGCCATGGATGCCACCCAATTTCTGAGGCCATGCATTTCGTTTTCTACACGATTTCGGCCGTGCAGTAATCGCGGCGTTAAAAGTTTTGGTGTCGGAAACTGTCTTGTGAGCTTTTCGTGATGTGTCTACACTAACTGAAACTATGGTCTTTTTCACATGGTCCAAAGTTTTATTGAAGTTGGCCATTAAGCTTCCAGCTGATTTCATTGCCACCTCTATTGATTGTGGCGGTTCTCAAGCAATGTATAATTGGTATTCTACGAGGTACACAGTGCTTGCTCGTAATTAATTGTTGATAATAAGGCTCCCGATAAAATTTGCTAAAGCAGTGTCTGTTAAATAAATTTTGGCTACACCACATACTGTCAAATTGCCATGCTTTTAATTCCCACTCTCAAAGCACTGGTTTCACGTGAACACTATCTGAGGTCCGAGACATTGTCAAAAAGGTGCAATGAGCAGTCGTCACTGCAGCGCTCATTAACAAACTTAACATTGAACCGCTACAAACACTGCGGTGATGACATTCTAGGGTGCCACTCGCAACTGTAAATTTtggttaaaggggcactaaaggcacATTGAATCAAGCTTAAGTTGAAGATTAATGCTTGAGAACATCTAACGCATCACATAAACGGAACTTTAGCTAAATGCAGGACTCGATTTGAGACTCCCCGgggcattcaagtactagcccgatgacgtaGACATTACTTATTATCATTCTGTCACTATTACAAAGACAACCATTTGTAATAAATCGATAATTTAATTGTGTGAAAGGACGAAAGAAAACTCTACTTGGGCAGTTCTATTCGATTTTTAAAAACGGAACGCAGTGACATTACTTTTGTCAACATGAGCAGTCAGAAGTGTTCGTTTGTGCTTGACTCTGCGTCATCTAAGTTTTCGAGCTTCAGTAGTTCCATTATCgtgtagtgctgtgctggttttgctcaAACAATCTGTATATAGTAGAGAATGCCACGTCCGTGTGATGTTACGGGATGCCCAATCAATccacaccacttgaccaaaagccGCTGCTGTGGCAAATCGAATGTTCAGTCTTGGTTTCTGCGTGGCCCTGTGTTTGCATTTTGCACAAAGAAACCATAGCACCCTCTGTTGGGCACTGTTTTACTCATCGACAGCAGAAAAGGGTGGTGGTGGCGTACACAATATCTCCATTCCCCGTCAGGGGTAGGCTATTTGAATTGCACTAAAGGTATGCGGACCCTTCATATGCAAATTTATTTTAAACTAAGTATTTGCTcggcacgaaacaagcactgcaaaagtttctggaatggtatttaacaGTGCCCGCTGTCTCAATATttgactttagtgtccctttattcAGTGTTTAAGCTAACTGTTGGTGCTTCTTGGAGTCACAGGTGTAAAGGTTTTCTTTGGCGTGCATTCATTAAACACTTCACATTTCCTTGCAGCCAAAACGCCCTGGAGTACGAAAAGCGCATCAGAGCACAAGCAAAACAAATGGCATCGTCAgagtgaaagggaaaaaaaaaactgtccttGCTGTCCCAACCCCAGCAGCAGCCTTGATTCCACTGGCTGTCACTCGGAGAGCTTCACGATTGGGCCATCCTGCACAACCCGACTTTGCCACTGGTTCTGACTGGCATCATTTGGCGCTCTTTGTATCTTAAGTTACTGTAAATAAAGTCATTTTTTTTACTATAATAATTTAACACATTGTACATTGTAGTGTGTTGTGCCTGACTCAACAAGGTGCCACATATGGTGGTGGTCGTGGTGGTAAAGTCGAACCCGGTTGTGGCGAATAGGCACTAGAACATCTTTGATACATAATTCAATATTCCCAAGCACCACCTCTGTAACAAACTTTTGCGATTCAGTCCTTATGGTAAGATTTGTTATATAGTGGAGGAAAGAAGCAAGGAGGAATCGTTTCATAAAAGTGACTCGTAAGACTCAATAATTTTGGGCTGTGCATTTAGCTGTTTGGCATTTAGCAATTGCTCCGTCTGCGCATCCTGGAACACATCCAGCTAACCAGTGCCACTTGGGAGTGCATAAAGAGAAACGTAATTCGGGACGGAATGTGACCAAGTGGGTTGCTCCTACACTCTGCAGTGGGTAATTCCCGCGGCCTAGGTGTCGATAGCTGCCTTTCGTGCTCAATCGGTTCGAGCTGGTCTGTCAAGTCGGCTAAACTGCACTGTTTCCCGCTGTCATGTGTTGGTACTATATGGTACGGGTGCGAGCTCCGGTATGCTTGTGCAGGCCATACTATGTGGCAGAGAACACATTATAGGGGTCCTAGAGTCTCGCAGGAGTTCTGACCACTGCGGGTTCGAGCGTAGCAAACCACAGGGCTGTGTCGACCATTGCACACATGCACAATGGTGCTACCTAGCGCTACGCACACAGGAAAACAGTATTTAGAGTTGGCAGAAACCGTTTGTCTCTGGTGGCTCATTGACACTGCGCGAACACCTGGTCCCGAGGTTCGTGGAAAccaagggtgcgatcttgtacgcgttccaagatagaacggaggcggtccgttccaccgagccgcacacgattggttaATTTGAACCGTGACAAACATATCtactgtcaatcattccgtgtcgtctgctattaGACGAACGGAACGGAGCGCCCATTTCGTGACAAAGAACGGACCACCTCcattcgattttggaacgcgtacaagatcgcaccccaaagGGGCCAACTTGCGAGAGCTTGGGCCTCCAATAAGTTCAGCTCTGCAGTTTGACCATGCACAAGCACTAAGCACTGCTGTTTGGCTTAGCATCTGGACAAGATCAACACAACACAAGCacgcgaaagtgtggctggctctGTATTATTCGTCGCCCAAATTCATAGAAGTCCCAAATTCATAGAAATGAATTGTTTCCTCATTTGAATGTGCTTTCTTTCGTTTGCCCGATAATTGGGAAATTCTTGGGACCCTTTCGGAAGTTTCCGTGCAAGACAAATCGATTGGCAACTGcagttatttgcataaaagggcgaatttcaatgcaacaaaattttgatataacgaagcaaattgcacATTTTACTGACATCGTTATATCAAGCTTTAACTGTATAGTGTTTATACACTTGCATTTCAAGcttggttccacctctcaaacattaaaatagggTCTCGCAAAAGTATGAGTAGCTAACTGTGTCTCAACTTTTTAAAAGTGCCCAGCGAAATTTGTGATTCAGTTTATGAAAAACCCTGCATCTAAAGCGATTTATTGATTAATGGCTAAAATAATGAACGATTAATGGTTAATCGAATTTAAAAAATAACCTACCATCCTTATTTTGAAAACACACATGCAGGAGGTCTTTCTTCTATAGGTTATCCAAGAGCTTCCCTGTCATCGCAATAGCTTGGCCACGAGTGTAAGAAGTATTCATTGTCTCCCATCTCATTACATGAAGTAAAAAGCAGAGCACTGATACACCCCATTTTAAATAATCATGCTTGCGTATAGACAGGTCCTGTCCTTATCCGATGCAATAGGGAAGAGCATCCACTTGAAACCGCTTGGTTACCCATGGTGAATGTGGCAGAATCCGAAGTGGCCGAAAGAGAGCATGAGTGTCCAATTTCACGACTTATTCACTTATTCTTTCAGGGCGTTTAGATTTGGCAGGGGGTCATGCTACGTATGGACGAGCAATATCAAACTTCACTTCCAGCAATACCAGAGTCAGATGAAATCCACTGAAACTTCAGCATGAACTCTTTGCTGCCAAGGTCAATCGCGAATGCTAGTGACTTGCACGGGTGTCATTTGTTGGGACCAAGTGGTAGTGTGCAGTAGCACAATGTTCAGTGCGTTATAAAACCGGTGGTTCTGAATGCACAGATTTGCTTTGTTCATATATACATCTGCACCTTTTTCAGAAGTTCACTGCTTAGTTCAAAGCTCGTGCAGCACCAGTTCAGAAGTGCAGCCACAGTGTGACACTAGGGCCCCCTCGAAACTAATGGAAAAGTTCCTGCGTGCAGCTCTTGCGCTTCTGCATTCATTGCTGGGGATGTCAAGCTTGTGCAATGTTGGGAATGCGTCCCCTTTATTTTGTCAGATTCAAAGCTGGTGCACCTCAAGGAAAACGATGGTCTGTGGCTTTTTattgtctatggctaggatccagGATATTATGGCGTCCGTCACTCTCCTCTAAAAAGTGAGAGTGAAAGAGCCAACAACAAAAGCAAACGCATATCACAGCTCGCGTCGGAGCTCGGTTTAATGGCCACCAGTGTCTAAAATGGTGCTCCGTCACAGCTGTGTCTCTGTGAATGTGTGACGTAGTGTGCACCTGATAAGGCGACCAAGGAGAATTTTTGGTACCATTTCACTTCAGCGTTGCTATCGGAAACCACGGGTGACCCGtacgcctgaagagcagcgtatCTACGAGCGACAGTGAGAACAGCAGCAGGAGAAAGACCTCCACGTCATGTCAACCCAGTGGCCCGAGAGGAGCATGCCCGTAATGCGGTACATAAGCAGTGAGCAAGAGCCGACAATGCATATCGCAACGCCAAGAATGCCGCAAAGAGACAATGCCAAAAGGGCACAGAACCGGGATTCGACGGCGCTTACACAAGGTTCCAAAGAGACCTTCTCAATCATTACATATCTCAATTACATATTGTATAACTACTAAATAGGGAGCAAGAGCTCTACCAGCCATGGCCATGGGT
Above is a genomic segment from Dermacentor andersoni chromosome 8, qqDerAnde1_hic_scaffold, whole genome shotgun sequence containing:
- the lwr gene encoding SUMO-conjugating enzyme UBC9, with protein sequence MSGIAIARLSEERKAWRKDHPFGFVARPTKNLDGTLNLLNWECAIPGKQGTPWEGGLYKLRMVFKDDYPSTPPKCKFEPPLFHPNVYPSGTVCLSLLDEEKDWRPAITIKQILLGVQDLLNEPNVKDPAQAEAYTIYCQNALEYEKRIRAQAKQMASSE